From the genome of Gemmatimonadota bacterium:
CTATCCGAGGCTCGGACGCATCGTCGCGGTCTCGTCGGGTAAGGGCGGCGTCGGCAAGTCCACCGTGACGACCAACCTCGCCATCGCGCTCGCGAAGGCCGGCTATCGCGTGGGGCTGATGGACGCCGACATCTACGGCCCGAACATCCCGCGCATGATGGGCGTGGACGAAGCCCCGCCGGTGCAGAACGACAAGATCATGCCGCTGCTCGCGCACGGCGTGAAGGTGATCTCGCTCGGCTTCCTCATCGAGCGCGACCAGCCCGCGATCTGGCGCGGCCCGATCGTCATGAAGATCATCACGCAGTTCCTGCGGGACGTCGACTGGAACGACCTCGACCTGCTGCTCGTCGACATGCCGCCCGGCACCGGCGACGCCCAGCTCTCGCTCGTGCAGGCGACGAGCGTCGCTGGCGCGGTGATCGTCACCACGCCGCAGGAGGTCTCGGTGGGTGATGCGCTGCGCGGCGCGATGATGTTCCGCCGTACGGGCGTGCCGGTGCTCGGCGTGGTCGAGAACATGAGCTACTTCGAGTCGCCGGAGACGGGCAAGCCGATGGCGATCTTCGGCACTGGCGGCGGGAAGCGGCTGGCGGATGAGCTGCAAGTGCCGCTGCTCGGCGAGATTCCGCTCTACCCGCCGGTGCTCGAGGGCGCGGATCGCGGCGCGCCCATCGTCGTCTCCGACCCCGAGTCGTCCGCCGCGAAGAAGCTCACCGCCGTCGCGATGGCGGTGGCGAAGCAGCTCGGCGTGCGGACTACTGCGGGGTAGCGCCGGGCCGCGCCGGGATCGGACGCCGGGCGGCCGCCACCCCGGCCACCGGCGTCGGGGTCTGCCACCCCTGCATCGGTGGCTGCGGTCGCTCGGCCGAGGCGCGCCGCCCGCCGCCGGCCCGCGAGAGCAGGGCGGCGCCCAAGCCGGCGCTGACCGCGACCCACGCGATGGCGACCGCGACGATGCGCGCCAACAGTGCGGGCATGCCGGTGCCCTGCAACGCCGCCGCGAGGAGCCACGGTGTCATGAGCATACCGACGCCGATGACGAGCGCCCGGAGCGCCTCGGCCCGCGACGTGCCCTCGTGACGAGCCTTCGTGAGGGCGCGGCCGGCCATCAGGGCGAGCGCGAGCCAGCCGAGCGTGATGATGCCCGCGAGCGCGATGGGAGCGGCGACCAGCACGAACGGGATGAGCAGGATCCCGACCACCGTCACGGCGAGTGCGACGCAGGCGAGGAGCAGGAGCGGCAGGAAGCCGAACTGGCCGAGCACGCCGACGAAGAAGGCACGCCCGAAATCCTCCTCAAGGACGCGCGCGGTGCGCTCGAGGTTCGGCGCGAGCAGCACGAGGACGAGGAGTCCGACGACGACGAGCACCGCCGCCCACCCGCCCGTCACCGCGAGCATCCGCGCGCGCGACATCGGCGCGGTCGCCGTCGCCGCGACGGCGGCGCGCTGCCAGGAATCCATCGATCCGCGGACCTGACCGCCGTCGATGGTCACCGTCCCGCGGTATGCGGTCGCGCTACCGGCCACGGCGCCGCCTTGCCGGACGACGACGTCGCCCCAGAGCGTGTGGACGTCACCGGCGACGACGCCGAGGATCTCCGCGGTGCCGCCGATCACGACGAGGGGACCGCGGACGGTATCGCCTGCAGCG
Proteins encoded in this window:
- a CDS encoding Mrp/NBP35 family ATP-binding protein, giving the protein MTETLQARLAEALAPIANPRTGASLYQTQQVRDIAATRDGKVRVTLLLAAQDDPTLARQVRQALEKVEGVTDVRVDVKDAAEAPVPSSAPAPAAAPPSAKARALPVMNEPAAAPRTPAAPTPVTYPRLGRIVAVSSGKGGVGKSTVTTNLAIALAKAGYRVGLMDADIYGPNIPRMMGVDEAPPVQNDKIMPLLAHGVKVISLGFLIERDQPAIWRGPIVMKIITQFLRDVDWNDLDLLLVDMPPGTGDAQLSLVQATSVAGAVIVTTPQEVSVGDALRGAMMFRRTGVPVLGVVENMSYFESPETGKPMAIFGTGGGKRLADELQVPLLGEIPLYPPVLEGADRGAPIVVSDPESSAAKKLTAVAMAVAKQLGVRTTAG